The genomic interval GCATCCCCTGCCGCGGCTGTTTCTGCCGGCGAGCGCCGAGCGCTTCACCGGCGGCTCCTGGGAGCGGTGGCTGGCTGACAACCACTCCTTCGCGGAGCGCGCCCTGGTGCAGTCCATGCCCGGCGACCCGTCGGAATGGCGCCAGCAGTCGCCGGGGCGGCTGACGGCGGCGACCCCGGAGAGCACCCGCTGGAGCGCTCAACTGGAAACCCTCGAAACTCGGCTGGTGGCCTCCTCGATCTACCAGGACGGCGGCTGGCGTGCCCTGATCGACGACCGAAGCCGACCGATCGTGCTCACCAACGGCCCCTTCGTCGGCCTGTGGGCGCAGCCCGGAGAGCAACGGCTCGAGCTGCTCTACCGCCCGCGAACGCACCTCCAGGGTTGCCTTCTGGCCGCCCTCGCCCTCAGCTTCGCCGGCGCCTTCCTGGGCCGGCCGCGAGGGCGCCGAGCAGCAGAGCGGCAAGGCCGGTGAACGCGCCACCAACGCCAATTCCGGAAGGCCGATAGTGCAGCTCGACGGCGCCCACGCCGGGCGGTATCCGCAGGCCGAGGAAGGCCCCGTTGACGGTCAAGGTGTCGAGGAGCCGGCCCTCGCTGGTCCGGGCTCGCCAACCGTCCGGCCCCCGCAGACTGGTCGCCAGCAGCCGATCCTCGGCGCCCGGTGACCACTGCAAACGCCGGTATCCTCGCCGCTCCTCGACCACCTCGACCACCGGTCGCGGCCCCGGGGTGGGCTGCCACCCCCCGGCCTCGCGCTGCAGTAGGGCCACTCGGTCGGCACGCTCGAGATCGCGCACCCAGGCGGGCAGGTCCTGCCGCGGCAGAACCTCGACGGCGGCAGGAAAGAAGGCCTCGGGCAGCGCCTCCGGATTGCTGAAAACGAAGAAGGGATAAAACCGCCCGTCGTCGAACTGGCGGAGCCCATCGGGCCGCGGCACGCCGAGACTGAGCAGGGCGCCGCGCACGCCGAGGAAGTCGAGCAGCGGATGGTCGAGATTCGAGAAGGGAGCGAAGTACTCCTCGGTCGAGGGCGAGAAACCGAAGGCGGCTTCCAGAACCGCGAGCTGGCGCACGTCCGCCAAGGGGTTGTGCGACCGCACGTCGCCGAGGTCATAGACGGAAAGCAACGCCGGATAGGCCAGCCGATCACCGCCCACGACCCGGCCTTCGCCGGTCGCGTCCGCCAGCGTCTCCACCAGTCCGGTGCGCGGGTAGAAGAGGGCCGACTGGCCGCGCGGCAGATGGCTACGGGCCCAGGGCACCAGATCGAGCAGCACCACCGCGGCCAACGCCCAGGCAGCGAGCCGTGGCTGCACCAGCAACAGGGCGCCGGCGGCGGCCAGCGAGAGCCAGAGCAGCAATCCCCAGCCGTCCGGCTGCAAAAGGAGGCTGACAGCGGCGGCGAGGCCGAAGGCCAGCGCCGGCCGAGGCCATGGACGCCGTGACCAGTGTCGCCGTGACTGGCGCCACCGTGACTGGGTTCGGCGCGCCAGGGAGTCGATGCCGAGCGCCGCCGCGACGTTGAGCGCCAGGCAGGCGACCAGCAAGAAGCGCGACCAGGCGGGACTGCGCAGCGCCGGCACCAGCTCGAGGAGCAAGGCGAGGGGTACGAAGCGGGCGGTCAGCAGATAGGCCAGCCCGACGAAACCTAGCCAGGGCACCAGGCGTCGCCGGGGGCCGACGAAGAGCGCCAGCCAGGCCCCGGCCCAGGCGACCAGGCCGGCATAGCCGCTGCAGGCATCGACCCAATTGATGGGGCCTCGGAAGGGCTCCGCGTAGGGCCAACCGAAGGCCCGCGGATGGCTCGGAGCACGCAAGAAGGACACCGCTTCGGGAACGAAGCCGGCGGTCTTCAGGCTGGCACCGAGGGCGCTCGTCGGGAGACGCCGGGCAAGGGTCTCGTCGGCGCGCTGGGAGTGCGACAGGACCTCTGCGAAGGGCACCAAATGCACCGCCGCCAGGGCCAGACCGAGGCCGCAGGCGAGACCGACGGCGATCAACCCGCGACGCCGGCGTAGGCGGTCCGCGGGCGCCAGGGCGAGGCCGACGACGGCCGCCAGTCCGGCGCCGGCGAAGGCCGTTTCGGGATGCCCCGAGAGCAGCGTGACGGCGGCCACCAGCGCCGCCACCACCAGATTTCGACGCACCGGACGCCGCACCAGGCGCAGCGTCGCCGCCGCCAGCCAAGGCACCCAGGCGACGGTGGCGGTGTGCGGAAAGAGGGACCAGGCCATCAGTCCACCGGAAAGGGCAAAACCGGTCGCAGCGATCAGAGCGGCCGGTGAGCGCACCCCGACCAGCCGAGCGAGAACCCAGGTCCCGAGGGCCGCGATCAACACCTTGAGGCCCAACATCACCAGCAGGAAGTGCTGAATCGGCACCGCGCGGGCGAGGTTGTGGATCGGCGAGAAGACGCCGGCCTGGGGATTCGCCCACGGCGAGCTGCCGCCGTCGAGCAGGTCGGACCATAGCGGCAACCGCCGCTCCGCCAGAGCGTGGCGCACCTCCAGCTCCCAAGGCAGAAACTGGTAGACGGCGTCGTTGAGCAGGTCGTGGCGCGGGCTCGCTTCCACCCGAGGAGCGTCGGGCAGCCAGCGCAAGACGTCCGTCGGTGCCAGCAAATGGTCGCCAACCAGCCAGGGCGCCAATAGCAGCCAGGGCAGGAGGAAACCGAGAAGGCGGGCTCCCGCGGACAGTGGACGCCGCAGGAGGCGCGCCAACAGCTCGCACGCGCCCAGGGCCAGCAACAGGGGCAAGGCGAGCTGGATCCAGAGCTGCCAGTGGAAGGTCGCCATTCGGCCGCGACTTTACACCTTAGAATCGCTCCATGGCGTCCCCCGGCCGATCGATCCCCCCCTCCTTGGAGGACGCCTTCTTCGCCGCCTTGCCCGGCGAGGGTCGAGCGATCGACCGCGCCATCCACCGCGACGACGAGATGTTGCAGTTCCTCCGCCAGGCTCTACGCGGCGACATGGCCCAGGCCCGCGGTCACTACTTCCGCTCTGGTCACTCGATCGCCGAGGCCCTGCTGCAGATTCTGCGCTGGCGCTATGGCGGCCTCTCGTCGGTGCCGTCGCTGCTCGACTTCGCCAGCGGCTACGGCCGAGTCACCCGCTTTCTGGCCCCCGCGCTGGGCGCCGAGCGGGTCTGGGTGTCGGACCTCTACGAGGCCGGCATCGAGTTCCAGCGCCAGACCTTCGGGGTGCGAGGCTTCGTATCGACCGTCGACCCGGCCGATCTCGACCGCCCGGAGCGCTTTGCCGTCATCGTGGCGACGTCCCTCTTCAGCCACCTGCGGGAGGAACGCTTCCACGGCTGGCTGCAGGCCCTCGGCCGGCTCCTCGAATCCAACGGCATGCTGATCTTCAGCGTCCATGACCAAAGCCTGCTACCGACCGACCGATCCCTCGATGCTTCGGGGTTGACCTTTCAAGCGCGCAGCGAAAGCGGCTCCCACGACCCGCAGGAGTACGGCTCCGCCTGGGTTTCCGAAGACTTCGTGCGCCGGGCCGTCGAGGGTGCCCTCGGGGAGGTCGCGATCAAACGACTACCCCACGGATTGTGTGCCTTCCAGGACCTCTATGTCGTCACGCGACCGGGCGACGTCGGCTCGCCCCTCGAGTTCGCCGCCGAACCGAAGTTCCATCTCGAACGCTGCGACGTCGACTCTGCCGGCCTCGAGCTCGCCGGCTGGACCGGCGGAGAGCCGGCCATCGAGGCCGTCGAGGCGACCTTCGGCGGTGCTCGGGCGACCCATGCCGCGGTGGCGCTGGAACGCCCTGAAGCGGAGCCCTTCACCGGCAGGCGTCGCTGCGGCTGGCAAATGACGCTGCCCCTCCCGGACGGCTTCACCGGCGCTCACCCCCTGCTGCTGCGCACCGTCGACGCCGAGGGGCGCCGCCAGGTGGTCCACCTCGCCAGCGTCGCGACCAGCACCCTGGGCTGCGCCGAGGAACGTCTGCGCTGGCTGCAGGAAGAGCTGCACCGCCGCGAGACCCGCTGGGCCACCGACCGTGACCGGGCGGATGCCCGTCATGGCGAAGATCAGGCTCGCTCCGCCCAGACCATTCGCGAGCTCGAAGCCCGCATCGCCGCCATGGAGGCGAGTCGCTTCTGGAAGCTGCGCAACCTCTGGTTCCGCCTCAAGGGCGGCGGCGACCGGTGAAACGGTACGCCACCCGCGCCTTCGCCACCGTCTGGCTGGTGGCCCTCGCGATCCTCTGCGGCCGCTTCTGGGGAATCGCCCTCGACGACTTCTTCATCACCTTCCGCTACGCCCAGAACCTGAGCGAGGGCCATGGCTTCGTCTTCAATCCCGGCGAGCGCGTGTTCGGAACCACCGCCCCCGGCCTCGGCCTGTTGCTGGCCCTGCTCCACAGCTTGACGCGAATCCCCATCGCTGGCCTCGGCACCCTGCTCAGCGCTGCCGCCCTCTTCGCCCTCGCCTGGTGGCTACGCAGCGAGACGCGCCCCGCCGAGAGCCTCGTCGCCGGCACCCTGGTGGTGGTCTCGCCCTTTCTCTGGATTCACAACGGCGGCGAGGGGTTGGTGGTTTTGGCCCTGCTGGCGACCGCTGCCATGACCGCTCGACGCTGGTCCATCGGCGCCGGAGCTGTCGCCGGCTTCGCCGTCTGGTGCCGCGCCGACGCCGGCCTCGCCGTGGCGATTCTCGGCCTGCTGCTGTGGCATCGCCAGCGCCGCCTGCCGCAGCCCTACGGTTGGACCGCCGCCGGAGTCATCGCCCTCGGCTTGATCTCCGCCCGCACCTGGTTCGGCGACTTCCTGCCGGTGACCCTCGAGGCCAAGCGCCTGCAGGCCGCCTGGCAGCCGGAGATCTGGCCTAGCGGCGGTTTGTTCTGGCCCGCTGCCCTGCGCTTGCAGGAGAGCTTCCTCGGCCCGGTGGCGCCGACCCTCGTCGCCGTCGGCCTGGCCGGGTCGTTTCTCCTCCTGCGCCACGGCAGCCTGGCCGGCCAGGTGCTGACCCTCTATGGCTACGCCCTGCTGGTCGCCTATCCGCTGCTCCACGTGCCTCACTACTCGTGGTACGCCATCCCGGTCTACCTGCCGATTCTCTACGGCTTGGTGTTTCTCGCCGGCGCCCTGGTGCGAAGAGTCGACGCCTTCTTCGATCGCACCCTCACCGCCAAGGTGATCGCGGCCGTCGCCGTCCTGTTGATCTTCGGCCCTCTCTTCCAGCCCCTCGTCAAGCGTGGGCGCAACCTCCTCCTGGCTCCCCACCAGGCTCCCCGGTACGAGCTCTATCGCGAGGTCGGCGAGTGGATGGCGACTCACGTCCCCGCAGGCGAGGCGACCGCTTTTGTCGAAGTCGGAACCCTCGCCTACTTCAGCCGCCGGCCGATATTCGACCTCCTCGGCCTGGTCAGTCCGGGAGTGCTGCCGGCGGTCGCCGCCGGCGACATGGCGGCGGCCTACCGCACCGCGCCCTCGGCCTGGATCCTCTATAGCGAGTCCGCCCACTCCTTCATGGAGCCGCTCCGCCAACTGCCCGACTTCGACCAGCGTTTCGAGGAGCGCGCCGCCTTCGGTCCGCCGGCGGCCGAGAGGCGCCTGATCCTGTATCGACAGACCCTGGAAGACCCTGGCGGATAAGTTTCTGTCTTTGACATTTCTGCCACTTTTCTCCTCACTGCGCCGGTGGGACGCTCCCTCCAGCGCATGTCACCGAGGAACTCCACCCCCCGCTTTCTGATCGTCGGCCCGCTGTTTCTGCTGCTGGCCGCCCTGTCCCTGCCGGTCGCGGCCTCTGAAGTCTCCTACGAGGTCGGCCTGCGGCCACGCCACGTCTGGCGGGGTATCACCCTGCGTCAGTTCCCGGTCCTCAGCGCCGCCGCCACCGTCAACTACCGCAACGGCATCGGCGGCCAGGTCTGGATCGGCGTCGACCTAGCGGACGACAACGGCCGCTCCGGCGAGATCCAGGAGATCGATCTCGACCTGTTCTACGACCGCCGCGTCGGCCTATTCGACCTTCGCTTCGGCTACGTCGAGCTGATCTTTCCCGGCGGCATCGACAACACCGGCGAGCTCTACTTCAAGGCGCGAGCCGGCAACGCCTGGTCGGCCGGCGTCGAGGCCTACTACAACGTCGACCTCCTGGAGGACCTCTTCGTCCTCGTCGATCTGCGCCGAGAGTTTCGCCGCGGCGACCTCTGGGGCGCTTCGGTCGCCACCGGCCTGGGTTGGTCCGGCGAAGAGTACGCGCGCTTCTTCGACGGTCGCGAGGCAGGTTTCCACCACTGGTCGCTGACTCTCGACCTCGACCACCGGCGAGACCGAACCTCCTGGAAGCTGCGCCTCGCCTACACCGACAACCTGCAATCGGAGGTCCTCCCGGAGCAGCCGATCCACCTCTGGGGCGGCCTCTATCTCACCTACCGTCCGGACTTTCAGGGCAGCTCCTGAGCCGGCCAGGAACGACATCCACAGGGAGGAGTATGTCCATGCGTCGAGCCTTCGCCCGTAGAACCTTGCTCACCTTGACCGCGGCGCTGGCCGTGACCGCTTGCAGCTCGCAGCCGAGCTCGCAGCCGGACCGCTGGCGGCTGGTCGACACCAGCGCCGCGCAGGCCCTCGACGGCCTGTTCGCGGCCAGCAACGACCGCCGCCTCGACCTCGATCCGCAAGCCGCCCTCGGCCGTGGCGATCGTCGCCAGGCGGACCGCTTCGGGGACTACCTCAGCCGCCGCCACCTGGCGGCGCGCAGCGACAATCTCCGGCGTGATCTCGCAGCGCTGGCGCGCATCGATCGCCAGGCCCTGCCGGCAGCGCAGCAAGTTGCCTACGACGCCTTCCGCTACCGCGCCGAGACCGAGCTCGCCGGCTTCGAGAACGGTTCCGAGGAGATCCTGCGGCAACTGCCCTTCGATCACCTCTTCGGCTATCACATCGCCTTTCCGGACATGTCCTCGGGGCAATCCCTGTTCCCGTTCACCGATCTCGCCGACTACGAAAGCGGCCTCCGCCGCCTCACCGGATTCGCCCGCTATCTCGACGACAGCCATCGGGTCCTCCGGCTCGGCATCGAGCAAGGCCACGTACCCGCCGAATTCGCCACCCGCCGGGTGATCGATCAGCTCAGTGCCGCCGTCGAAGGCGGGGTCGAGGGCAGCCCGCTCCTCGGACCGACGAAGAGCTTTCCGGACACCATCGGCGACGCCGATCGCCAGCGCCTCACGGCGGCCTACGAGCGCGCCATCGGCGAGACCGTGATGCCGGCCTTCGCCCGCCTCGAGACCTTCTTCGAAGAGGAGTACTTGCCGGCCAGCCGCCAGGGAGCGCCGGGATTGATCGGCATGACCGACGGCAA from Acidobacteriota bacterium carries:
- a CDS encoding class I SAM-dependent methyltransferase — protein: MASPGRSIPPSLEDAFFAALPGEGRAIDRAIHRDDEMLQFLRQALRGDMAQARGHYFRSGHSIAEALLQILRWRYGGLSSVPSLLDFASGYGRVTRFLAPALGAERVWVSDLYEAGIEFQRQTFGVRGFVSTVDPADLDRPERFAVIVATSLFSHLREERFHGWLQALGRLLESNGMLIFSVHDQSLLPTDRSLDASGLTFQARSESGSHDPQEYGSAWVSEDFVRRAVEGALGEVAIKRLPHGLCAFQDLYVVTRPGDVGSPLEFAAEPKFHLERCDVDSAGLELAGWTGGEPAIEAVEATFGGARATHAAVALERPEAEPFTGRRRCGWQMTLPLPDGFTGAHPLLLRTVDAEGRRQVVHLASVATSTLGCAEERLRWLQEELHRRETRWATDRDRADARHGEDQARSAQTIRELEARIAAMEASRFWKLRNLWFRLKGGGDR